In Synechococcus sp. RS9909, one genomic interval encodes:
- a CDS encoding DUF454 domain-containing protein encodes MDDCSVNADQGHPMHCPEAPAANLAYVVEHRLHHRVRLRFRQPLCSHRMRSLLWLMEQQQAGFALRPASSGRGLVLWSLDPDQSIHQGLQLLEQTIQLPPAHLAAPPERGLPGVLQRSRLGSIKMLMALAVAGWALPVLPGTPFFLMAWWLGWRPPQPSQRNTTSTKGAQTLAEAGSR; translated from the coding sequence ATGGATGATTGTTCAGTGAACGCCGACCAGGGCCACCCCATGCATTGCCCTGAAGCGCCCGCCGCCAACCTGGCCTATGTGGTGGAGCACCGTCTCCATCACCGCGTCCGTCTCCGCTTCCGGCAGCCCCTCTGTTCGCACCGCATGCGCAGCCTGCTCTGGCTGATGGAACAGCAACAGGCCGGCTTCGCTCTGCGCCCGGCCTCCTCCGGCCGCGGGCTCGTGCTCTGGAGCCTCGATCCCGATCAGTCGATCCACCAGGGCCTGCAGCTGCTGGAGCAGACCATCCAACTGCCGCCTGCCCACCTCGCCGCCCCTCCGGAACGGGGCCTACCGGGAGTGCTGCAACGCTCACGGCTCGGCAGCATCAAGATGCTGATGGCTCTGGCGGTGGCGGGCTGGGCCCTACCGGTGCTACCCGGTACCCCCTTCTTTTTGATGGCCTGGTGGCTGGGCTGGCGACCGCCCCAACCCTCTCAGCGAAACACCACCTCCACGAAGGGTGCACAGACCCTGGCGGAAGCGGGTTCGCGCTGA
- a CDS encoding DUF1345 domain-containing protein: protein MTAFRSSGLVDSQPVNFSETTFRNFHDLARARRALPIGIVVTLVALFWMGGRPGRLDEAFSVGFLIAMLVDLWHFNREAFLLGSEETRALFGHERARRQRLIARTVVFTFMSIGLLSLSIQDMHHAKGALPEWLRILVYFAAMFATWMQLHNGFGIHYAKAYFQLNPRGRQEGSDPQGFIFEGDEPMFTDFLYVAFAVGLTYAMSDVNLEDGRIRRTVWFHSLMSFLFYSTVISAVLNLFTSA, encoded by the coding sequence TTGACTGCGTTCCGTTCCTCCGGCTTGGTCGACTCGCAGCCCGTGAATTTCTCAGAAACCACGTTCCGAAATTTCCATGATCTGGCTCGGGCGCGGCGGGCGTTGCCGATCGGCATCGTGGTGACCCTGGTGGCCCTGTTCTGGATGGGCGGTCGGCCCGGTCGCCTCGACGAGGCCTTTTCCGTGGGCTTCCTGATCGCCATGTTGGTGGATCTCTGGCATTTCAATCGGGAGGCCTTCCTCCTTGGCTCGGAGGAGACACGCGCGCTGTTCGGTCATGAGCGTGCCCGCCGGCAGCGGCTGATCGCGCGCACGGTGGTGTTCACCTTCATGAGCATCGGCCTTTTGAGCCTGAGCATTCAGGACATGCACCATGCCAAGGGGGCTTTGCCGGAATGGTTGCGGATCCTGGTGTATTTCGCAGCAATGTTCGCTACTTGGATGCAGCTGCACAACGGCTTTGGCATCCATTACGCCAAGGCCTACTTTCAGCTCAATCCCAGGGGCCGACAGGAGGGCTCGGACCCTCAGGGCTTCATCTTCGAGGGAGATGAGCCAATGTTTACCGACTTTCTCTACGTTGCTTTCGCCGTAGGGCTCACCTACGCCATGAGTGACGTCAACTTGGAGGATGGTCGGATTCGGCGCACGGTGTGGTTCCACTCCCTGATGAGCTTCCTGTTTTATTCCACGGTGATCTCGGCCGTTCTCAATCTGTTTACCAGTGCCTGA
- a CDS encoding glycosyltransferase — protein MSGQARADLPSTIALVHEWFTPRSVGGAEQVVAAIDACLAQRGHQIDLVALVDGESGRFGSPWQGRRILTSPIQQLPWGISHVQQYLPLLPLAIEQIDLGAYPLVISSSHLVAKGVLTSPEQLHVSYVHTPVRYAWDQMHAYLRRSALARRGFGPLIRWQLHALRQWDQLSAARVDHLLANSRFTARRIQRFWGREAQVLHPPVQVERFRWDQPRDAAYLCVCRLVPYKRVDVVVEAFNRLGLPLLVVGDGPERRSLERLAGPTVQILGRLPSARVEALMARCRAFVYAGLEDFGIAPVEAMAAGAPVIGLGRGGLLDSVRCASTGVSTPTGVLFPEQTAASVAAAVSWFEERRLWRELAPEQMRAWAERFSPERFASRFETVLERLWSGHQQACAAAGSDPGQLPGLAACD, from the coding sequence ATGTCTGGTCAGGCCAGGGCTGACCTGCCCAGCACGATCGCCCTGGTGCACGAGTGGTTCACACCCCGTTCCGTTGGTGGTGCCGAGCAGGTGGTGGCGGCCATCGACGCTTGTCTGGCGCAACGGGGCCACCAGATCGATCTGGTGGCTCTGGTGGATGGGGAGAGTGGTCGTTTCGGCAGCCCCTGGCAGGGGCGGCGCATCCTCACAAGCCCGATTCAGCAGCTGCCCTGGGGGATCAGCCATGTGCAGCAGTATCTGCCGCTGCTGCCGCTGGCGATTGAGCAGATCGACCTGGGTGCCTACCCCCTGGTGATCAGCAGCAGCCATCTGGTGGCCAAGGGGGTGCTGACGTCCCCCGAACAGCTGCATGTGAGCTATGTGCACACCCCCGTGCGTTACGCCTGGGATCAGATGCATGCCTATCTGCGTCGCTCGGCGCTGGCCCGACGCGGCTTCGGGCCCCTGATCCGCTGGCAGCTGCATGCCTTGCGCCAGTGGGATCAGCTCAGCGCCGCCCGTGTGGATCACCTGCTGGCTAATTCCCGCTTCACGGCCCGGCGGATTCAACGCTTCTGGGGGCGGGAGGCCCAGGTGCTGCATCCGCCGGTGCAGGTGGAGCGGTTCCGCTGGGATCAACCCCGCGATGCGGCCTATCTGTGCGTTTGCCGCCTGGTGCCCTACAAGCGCGTCGATGTGGTGGTGGAGGCGTTCAATCGTCTCGGCCTGCCCCTGCTGGTGGTGGGCGATGGGCCGGAGCGTCGCTCCCTTGAACGGCTGGCCGGTCCCACGGTGCAGATTCTTGGTCGCTTGCCCTCGGCGCGGGTGGAGGCCCTGATGGCCCGCTGTCGCGCTTTTGTGTATGCGGGGCTGGAGGATTTCGGCATCGCGCCGGTGGAGGCGATGGCGGCCGGCGCTCCCGTGATCGGCCTGGGTCGTGGCGGTCTGCTCGACAGCGTGCGCTGCGCCTCCACCGGCGTCAGCACCCCCACCGGGGTGCTGTTTCCCGAGCAGACGGCCGCCTCGGTGGCCGCCGCCGTCAGCTGGTTTGAGGAGCGTCGCCTCTGGCGTGAGCTGGCGCCGGAGCAGATGCGCGCCTGGGCCGAGCGCTTCAGCCCTGAGCGGTTCGCGTCCCGTTTTGAGACAGTGCTGGAACGGCTCTGGTCTGGGCACCAGCAGGCCTGTGCCGCAGCAGGGAGTGACCCCGGCCAGCTGCCAGGTCTCGCTGCCTGCGATTGA
- a CDS encoding sugar transferase, whose product MVSSSRRLRLNTAPAALRRKASRRHLELLAAPPSELPVKVLVRQQSTLGRSLKRTGDVVFALAVLGLGSPLLVVLALLVKISSPGPVFYVQRRVGRGYRRFGCIKFRTMRADADQVLSRVLAESPAMRAEFERDFKLRQDPRITPIGRFLRRSSLDELPQFLNVLRGEMSVVGPRPIVDKEIQRYGPYMDEVLAVRPGLTGLWQVSGRNNLSYAKRVRLDLAYARGRSFRLDLAIILRTFGVLLLPMDRGAY is encoded by the coding sequence ATGGTGAGCTCCTCGCGTCGTCTGCGTTTGAACACTGCTCCAGCCGCGCTGCGTCGCAAAGCCAGTCGTCGCCATCTTGAGCTTCTGGCGGCACCGCCCTCGGAGCTGCCGGTCAAGGTGTTGGTGCGTCAGCAGAGCACCCTGGGCCGCAGCCTCAAGCGCACGGGTGATGTGGTGTTTGCCCTGGCCGTGCTCGGCCTCGGTTCGCCGCTGTTGGTGGTTCTGGCGCTGTTGGTGAAGATCAGTTCACCCGGTCCTGTGTTCTATGTGCAGCGCCGTGTGGGGCGGGGCTATCGCCGCTTCGGCTGCATCAAATTCCGCACGATGCGTGCCGATGCCGATCAGGTGCTGAGCCGTGTGCTGGCGGAATCACCCGCCATGCGCGCCGAATTCGAGCGTGATTTCAAGCTGCGCCAGGATCCCCGCATCACGCCGATTGGTCGTTTTCTGCGCCGTTCCAGCCTCGATGAACTGCCGCAGTTCCTCAACGTGCTGCGCGGCGAAATGAGTGTGGTGGGTCCACGCCCGATTGTGGACAAGGAGATTCAGCGTTACGGCCCTTACATGGATGAGGTGCTCGCGGTGCGTCCCGGTCTCACGGGGCTCTGGCAGGTGAGTGGGCGCAACAACCTCAGCTATGCCAAGCGGGTGCGCCTCGATCTTGCCTACGCCCGGGGCCGTTCATTCCGGCTCGATCTGGCCATCATCCTGCGCACCTTCGGTGTGTTGCTGCTGCCCATGGATCGTGGTGCTTATTGA